In Candidatus Melainabacteria bacterium RIFOXYA2_FULL_32_9, the sequence GCATAAATGAGCTTTAGCATAATTAGGCTTGATAGATAAGGCCTTTTGATAATTATCAAAAGATTCCTCATATTTTTTCAACTCGGATAAGGCATTTCCAATACAAATAAGAGATTTATAATCATTATTATTAAATTCTACTGCTTTTTTATAAAAATCAATAGCTTCTTTAAATTGAGTTTTTTGCATATATATACTGGCTAGATTTACATAATGTTCATAATTTTCAGGATCTAATTTGAGAGCAAAATAATAATTTTTAAGAGCTTCATCATATTTTCTCAAATCCTGAAACGTAAGCCCCAAACCGGAATAGGCATCCACATTATCAGGATCAATTGCTATAGATTTTTCATAACATTCAATAGCTTCATCATATTTACCTGTTTCTGCATAAATATTTGCAAGATTCATATATGCAGAAGCATTTTTAGGATTTAGCTTTATAGCTTTTCTATAACTATCAATTGCTTCATCTGCATTACCAACTAAAAACTGTGTACTACCAATATTTATCAAAGCCTGTATATTTCCAGGATCAAGATTAAGAAGCTCTTTATACGTTTTTAAAGCATCTTCAAGCCTGCCGGAAATAGCTAATGTAGTCCCAAGTACAATATAAGCATCTATATCATGAGAATTTTCCCGAATTTTTCTCCTCGAATCCTCAATAACCTTATTAAGTTCAAGATTTGGTTGTCCTACTGATTTTTCCATTTTCCAAGATAATCTCGTATTTCAATAAACTCGAATTTAGTTAAAATTAAAAAGCTTAACCTCACACAGCTTACCTAATAATATACTACAATTAAGCAAAAAGGTGTGAGGACTTAATAATTAAATATATAGAGTTAAAAGAGGTAGAGAAATTAACCTTCAAAAATATAGCCAATTAAAGCAGCTTCTCTTGCTCTCTTAACTGAAGTTGATAATAATCTTTGATGACGTGCACAAGTTCCTGTGATTCTTCTTGGAAGGATCTTACCTCTCTCAGTTAAGTATCTTTTTAATCTGAGAGTATCTTTGTAATCAATTACTTCCATTTTATCCGCACAGAAATTACAGGGTTTATGCTTTTTTCTATCATTTGCTGTCATTCTTGCCATTGTTTGTAATTCCCTTTCTAAAATGGTATTTCGTCTTCACCAATTAATTCATCAGCACTAAGTTCTTCTTCATTAAAACCGAGATCTTCAACATTCTGGTATTCTGATCCAGCTAAAGCTGCTTCATTAACAACTTCAATAGCTTTAGCATTTATCTCGATGATTTTCTTTTCTTCGCCTGTATTTGTCTTTATAACGCTATTTTGCAACCTGCCTTCTACAATAACAACCTTGTCTTTTTTGGCTGAATCAGCTGCTG encodes:
- a CDS encoding 30S ribosomal protein S18, producing MTANDRKKHKPCNFCADKMEVIDYKDTLRLKRYLTERGKILPRRITGTCARHQRLLSTSVKRAREAALIGYIFEG